The Candidatus Methylomirabilis lanthanidiphila region GGATTCCGGCTCGCGCCCGCTATGCGGGCTTGGCCGGAATGACGTCCAGAGATATGCGACAACTTTCAGAAACAGGACACGAGCCGCGCGGAGAAGTCCACGGCTCGCATTACCGGCCGGAAGCGGCTGGCGAGAGTCAGGAGCCAACGTCCGCGGCGGCTGCAGGCCAGGGAGATGCAGCTCGTACGGATGAAGGACAGCACGGAGGTGGCGGGCGCAGGACCAGACGGCGGGCAAGGGCAGTGAGATAGCGACTGCGGCTACCTGTCTCCAATATCTTGAACTCATCCCTTGTGATGGTCGCGACGGATACATGATGGAGGACCCAAAGGCGGACGGACTTTTTCTCCAGGAGGTCAAGTCGATCGCAAAGCAGAATCAATTCGTCGTATGTGGTCGGCATCTTGGCCCGGGGCGGCCAGCATAGGACGATATCGGTTACCCCGCTCTGCAGCAAGCGATCGAATTTCTGGATGAGATCTTCCCCTTGTCGGTCGGGATCGTCCTCCATCAAGATGACGGTGTGGCCATGCCCTCTGAAAACTTCCGCGAGATCGCGTCGAACCTGCATCGGGGCAGGATCGGCAACCTGCGCTTTGCCGGGATCCGACATCCCTGGTCCCAGGAGAAAAACGATCGCCATCCGCTACTGAAGAAGACTCTGGAGCTCGGCCACCGCGTCAGCACCGAGTTCTGCCTGATGCTGCGAGGCGTCGTCGCTGAAGATCTTGAATGACCTGAGGAACGCTGCGCCCCGCTTGCCGATCTCGTATTCGACCAGGAGCCGCCCCTTCTCTGAAGGCACTACCCGGGGCACGACCCAGAGTCCTTTGCGCAGATACTTCATGGCGCGATCCACCTGAGCGGGATTGAGCCCGAGCTCTTTCTGAATCTCGCCGAAGCGCATGGGTTTGCGCTGCACGGCCTTCAGGATGCGAAGGTAGTCCTTGTGTGCCAACAAATCCATTATCATGATTATAGTATACTTACAAGATGTAAGTACGTCAACCCCTGAAACATGCCGGTCATGGCCGTGGTCTGGGGTGCCGCATGCAAGCTGCTGGATTTCGGATGCCTCCCTTGGTGGTTGACCGGCTGGACGCTCACGCGATTTTGAAAGGCCGCGATGATTGCCGCTGAGCCCTCACCGAACTCTCCATGATGATTCCCTCCTGTCCAACTATGGATGTGGAGTAGATTAGTCGGCCTATATCGATCGGCCATTTTCGTAGTTGGCGCGGATTTTATTTGGACTGTCAGTGTTTAGTGAGAAATTTGTGAGTTGCGCAGATCGGACCAAAACTGCATGCATTGTCCGCCCATTCCACCCCGGTCGAACTACCTTACGCCTCTAACAATCTCTGCTGCAGCAGTAACTGCATGTCGCGACGGCCATCGACAACTATTAAGACCATTGATGGCGGCTTGCTCGACGCCGTGCCGGATGATTGCCGTTTCCTGGCCGATACTCTCTGCGTCTTCATTATCACATTCCGGCGGTCACGCCACCTCAAGCAAGGCCTTGGGATTCTTATCGGCGATCATGAGTAGCGTTCGAGCTGCGCCGGATGGCGCACGGCGTCCCTGTTCCCATTCCTGAAGCGTTCGGACCGAAACCCCCAACAATTGCGCGAATCGAGACTGCGAAAGGCCCGTTTTTTCCCGGATGGAGCCGACCGATGGTACGGTGATCACGCGACCATACTCACCACGTTTGATTTCGCGGATGCCTCCCAGAATCTCCAAGCCAATATTACGTTCGGATTTAGCCATCGTCGATCTCCTTCTTGATCTGTTTCAAAATATGTGACGGGATGTTCTCAGAGACATTCTTGGCATAAAGGGTCAACATCCAAATGACGCCCTCGCTGACTTTGGCGTAGTAAACGATCCGAATTCCACCTCGCTTTCCGCGCCCAGCCAAACCCCAACGCAGTTTTCGTATCCCTCCAGAACCTGGAATAATAGCACCTGCTTCGGGGTTCCTAATCAGGGTCGTTTGTAAGTCCGCGTATTCGTCGTCAGAAAGATACTCGGAAACGAGGCGCGTGAATAACTTTGTTTCGATGAAACTATACATTAGAATATTGTACGTCTAAGACGTAGGATGTCAAGCTGATTGCCGAGTGGGAGGGATCGAATTTGGCCCAACTACCGAGTAGACTGATCGGCCTAGTTGAATGGACCTTTGTTGTAGTTAGCGTGGATTTTATTGGGTCGGTCAGCGGTGGGCAAGGAATGTCTGCGTTGGGCAGACGGGGCACGCACCACACGCATTGTCGTCGGGAAGCCGCTGTCGAGGGTCAGGAGGCGTTCGTGATTTTTGCTTGCTTTCTAAAACCTTTCAGCTTATACGTCAGGCCGTGAGACGGGAGAACACGCCGATGCGCTGCTCAGCGGTACACCCAGAAAAGATTACGGGTCATTGCGAGGGAGCGGAGCGACCGTGGCAATCTTACAGTATTTAGATCCATGGTGTTGGGCCGGCAAGAATGGCGAGATTGCTTCGCTTCGCTCGCAATGACGGGTCGTTGAGTGGGAGTAGGAGGACAAGGGAGGCGATCTATGGATGTGCTGCAGGCGGGAGTCGGTGAATTCAGCGTGACAGATCCGGACGAGCTGCGCGCCTTCATGCGGACCGAGAAGCGGCGGGAGATGGTGGATAAGGTCATGCCAGAGGCTGAGGCGGTTCGCCGGTACGTGAAGGACGGCGATTACGTCAGCTTCGACTTCTCCTCCTTTACTCGCGGTCCGGCCTCCCTTGTCCGTGAGATCATTCGCCAGCGGCGGACGCAGCTCTGGTTTGCGGCCAAGTTTACGCTGATGGAGACCACGCTACTGGCGGCCGGCGGCTGCCTGCGGGGGGTCGATGTAGGCTTCCTGGGCCTTGGCCGTCTGATCAGCAAGTTCGTGGAGGAGGGGCGGATCAAGGTCACCGAGTGGACCAACGGGACGCTCACGCTGCGCCACTTGGCCGGGGCGATGGGGGTGCCGTTCCTGCCGACCAGGAGTCTCCTGGCCACCGACACGCTGACCTATTCCGGCGCCAAGGTGGTTCAGGACCCCTTCACCGGCAAGCCGATCGCGCTGGTCCCGGCCGTGAACCCCGATGTGGGGCTGATCCATGTCCATCAGTGCGACATCTATGGCAACGCCCGCTGCTTCGGTCCGGGCGTGTCGCCCCTGGAGACGGCGATGGCCTCCAAACGGACCATCATCTCCACCGAGGAGATCATTACGACCGACGATATCCGCAAGGCGCCGTCGAAGACCACCATCCCGTACTACATGGTGGATGCCGTCGTCAATGCCCCGTTTGGGTGTCTGCCGGGCGGGACACAGGGGATCTACGAAATGGACACAGGGCACTTCCTGGAGTTCATGGACGCGTCGCGCGACGAGCAGAAGATGGCCGCCTATCTCGAGAAGTATGTCTACAGCGTGGCCTCCCACGAGGAGTTTCTGGAGAAGCGGGTGGGGATGGCCAGGCTGCTCGCGCTGAAGCGGCAGGCCGTCATCAAGGAGGGCTACCAGTGAACGGTCCGGCGTTCACCGAGTCGGAGTTCATGATCTGCCAGTGCGCCCGGCTGATCCGGGACGGCACCCTAGTCTTTATCGGCTATGGGATGCCGCAGATCGCCGCGATCCTTGCCCAGCGCCTGCACGCCCCCCGGATGGTCCAGGTCTACGAATTCGGCGCAGTCGGGGCGCTCCCTGAGACGCCGTTCGTCCGTTTTACGATGGGCGGGCCCCGCAACTGCTATCGGTCGCTGGCCTGGACGAACATGAACACCATCTTCGCGCAGGCCCAGCTCGGGATGATCGATATGGGCGTCCTCGGCGCCACCCAGATCGACCGGTTCGGCAACCTCAACTCGACGATGACCGGGCGCGACTACCACCGCCCCGAGAAGCGATTTCCCGGAAGCGGAGGGGCCAACGAGGTGCTGTCCCAGTGCTGGCAGACGGTGATCATTGTCAAGCACGAGCGCCGCCGTTTCGTGGAGAAGGTGGATTTCGTGACCTCACCCGGATTTCTTGACGGCACGCCCGGAGCGCGCGAGCGGGCCGGCCTGCCGAAAGATACCGGACCCTGGCGGGTGGCCACCTCCAAGGCCCTCTACGGATTTGACGACCAGACCAGGCAGATGATCCTGCTGAGTGTCCTGCGCGGCCTGAGCGTGGATGACGCCCTGAAAGAGATGGAGTTTACTCCCCTCATCGCGTCACAACTTGAGGAGCTCGCACCCCCGACGGATGAGGAGCTTCGCATCCTTCGGGAGGAGATCGACCCCGATCGCGCGATCATCGGTACCGCCGGGGAGTGATAGACCTCCGCCTAACGGTGAAAGCGCTTTTCAGGGAAAAAGGAAGACGATGTCTGTTCGGTTTCCCAGTGATCACGTTTTTTCCCCTTGACAGGATGGGGGTAGCTTTCTATGCTTCCCATATTGTGACGTAAATCTAATACTGCGTGTGGAGTAAGGGTGCTGCAGTGGAGGCTCAGATGACCACGACAGCCACGGTGGTGTCCCCAATGCCATCGAACGCGCCTATCGTGCCTGCGAACAAGGTAGCGCACGAGGCGCTTTTTTTATTCCGCGTCGCCTGATGAGGCAGGTGCAGCAGGGGTGTTCGGGAAGATGCTGCGCAAAGATCCGCATATCGTCAGGGTTCCAACAGCGACTGGCCAACATCGAGAAGCGGGAAAAGGTAGTGAAGGAAAGCCTCACGCCTGTATCACTTGAGGAAACGGAGATCTGGAGAAAAAGCTCTCTGAGGCGCTCAACGAGCTGCGGAAGTGCAAGGCAAAGCTTGCCAAGAAATCAAAAGGAATAGCACCAAACACCGTCGCAGCCTCCACTTGGGCTGGGCTGCACACATCCGGGAAAGGAGCTCGATATGTTCAAGATCAAAGACTTGATGATCAAGATCATTCCCGAGGAAGGCAAGATGGCTGCGGAGCAGCCAGTGGGCTGCGGAGATTTTATGACGTGCGGTGGCTGCACCAACTGCACGGGGGATTGCACGGCTTGCACCAATACCCGCCAGTGCCTCGGCGGGTGCTCAGACCTCTACACATGCAAGGGGGGTTCGCGAGCGATGGCCGGATGCGGACTCACGTGCGCGCCAAACACATGCCGGGTGTGCACGGTCGTTTGTACGGATGAGTGCAGTGCATGCTCACAACAGGTTCTCACCTGCAAGTGCACCGATAGTCCCACCTGCCGAGTCGGCACTTGCGGCTACGGCAGTTGCCAGAGGACTTACGGCGTTGCGGAGGCTCAGCAGCAGCTTACCTTGGAAAACCTTGCTGTGCTCAAGGCTCAGTTACGCCAGCAACTGGCGGCGGTTGAAGAGCAGGAAAAGCTGGCGCACGAAAGCCTCAGGCCGGCGTCTCTCGCAGAGGCGGAAGCACTGGAAAAGAAACTCATTGAAGCACTCGACGAAATCAAAACCATCAAGGCCGGCCT contains the following coding sequences:
- the higA-2_1 gene encoding Antitoxin igA-2, encoding MAKSERNIGLEILGGIREIKRGEYGRVITVPSVGSIREKTGLSQSRFAQLLGVSVRTLQEWEQGRRAPSGAARTLLMIADKNPKALLEVA
- the higB-2_1 gene encoding Toxin HigB-2, yielding MYSFIETKLFTRLVSEYLSDDEYADLQTTLIRNPEAGAIIPGSGGIRKLRWGLAGRGKRGGIRIVYYAKVSEGVIWMLTLYAKNVSENIPSHILKQIKKEIDDG
- a CDS encoding CoA transferase codes for the protein MDVLQAGVGEFSVTDPDELRAFMRTEKRREMVDKVMPEAEAVRRYVKDGDYVSFDFSSFTRGPASLVREIIRQRRTQLWFAAKFTLMETTLLAAGGCLRGVDVGFLGLGRLISKFVEEGRIKVTEWTNGTLTLRHLAGAMGVPFLPTRSLLATDTLTYSGAKVVQDPFTGKPIALVPAVNPDVGLIHVHQCDIYGNARCFGPGVSPLETAMASKRTIISTEEIITTDDIRKAPSKTTIPYYMVDAVVNAPFGCLPGGTQGIYEMDTGHFLEFMDASRDEQKMAAYLEKYVYSVASHEEFLEKRVGMARLLALKRQAVIKEGYQ
- a CDS encoding CoA-transferase; protein product: MNGPAFTESEFMICQCARLIRDGTLVFIGYGMPQIAAILAQRLHAPRMVQVYEFGAVGALPETPFVRFTMGGPRNCYRSLAWTNMNTIFAQAQLGMIDMGVLGATQIDRFGNLNSTMTGRDYHRPEKRFPGSGGANEVLSQCWQTVIIVKHERRRFVEKVDFVTSPGFLDGTPGARERAGLPKDTGPWRVATSKALYGFDDQTRQMILLSVLRGLSVDDALKEMEFTPLIASQLEELAPPTDEELRILREEIDPDRAIIGTAGE